A region from the Metopolophium dirhodum isolate CAU chromosome 9, ASM1992520v1, whole genome shotgun sequence genome encodes:
- the LOC132952213 gene encoding putative uncharacterized protein DDB_G0271606 isoform X1, whose amino-acid sequence MMSIPTNKLKLAVEMATRVESALAKRVGDQPEAQCAPPQQLKTQFEINDLADTDRILLTSKSIQNDIEEFSGTVIVTRGRYMTPKEKNQASTEKALHLLIKGPKEPNLALAIKKIQSLIQRDKDMSKHPNLTSGPLINGAGIEKVLIGLDHAPPAFDLRNKILGLNGANLHYIMNETGAVVTMRGRGSGFIEANGQESVEPLHLCVEHAKNEVLQNGRQLAFNLIETIQNEYSLTYAANHVAPPPNVTHQPSNVHIQQPQVIHQQTIQTNNGQIQQMNPTQYQTVQVAAQTGMMTLQDGSQVVQTSVANVQMPLFTQQAVPQLMAVPPPVMGGHQQQQQSAQNAQGPTHIASLGQHQASIMPQIQTQVVNQQQQHQLPLSVTPVSYSTIQSQQQQLIQQQAIQTKSLENVQHTPSVTHTTPTTLANGVIPHTQAFMTQAALPIQYIQTSNGQIIAYQPQVQSNAFQMAQSPNVGQVTQLSQQSNSGLIGTTYILGNQMAQYQQPSGQPGQVMIVQYQQPPPAEIQQPAMQTIHLQQTQSGQLIPANIPNGQLIVQQTPGQPAQIQMMMPQLNQFQNLQPQIIQNLPGLLQSQVSQASTQQLLLQQQGKTFTQQTASPGGNQLMSLPISHQILQSQGNGIVTMTLPQQQQQQQSHKPQHQLIQTQMSDKQQVIYKQDDSHQPIMIQQGQQQSIQYFQQSNQFQYQPLKRSYEMCFQVVSEGGGITGAKIIRTGPSSATGNDGNDDNQIRQLTINGMVATSNTGRRTPQTNFQHQLATGASNITGDSRSKECSNMNAKEDINKQVDRNKQQRYQFYPGRGYEPDQRSGTPVSESNRTQSVTFTVLPDPMRNQTLTPAQAADLQQQHQQQQQQQQQQQQQQQQQQQQQQQQQQQQQQQQQQQQPQATITYQTQQQVPSYWIQQGSSPQEGTITGTSPPKEGTLHYVD is encoded by the exons ATGATGTCGATCCCGACCAACAAACTCAAGCTGGCTGTGGAGATGGCAACCCGAGTAGAATCAGCCCTTGCGAAACGGGTCGGTGACCAACCGGAG GCCCAATGTGCGCCACCTCAACAGCTCAAAACCCAGTTCGAAATCAACGACTTGGCCGACACCGACCGTATACTACTCACCAGCAAGTCCATACAAAATGACATAGAAGAATTTTCTG GTACGGTGATCGTTACTAGAGGAAGGTACATGACtcctaaagaaaaaaatcaagcgTCAACAGAGAAAGCATTACATTTACTTATTAAAGGGCCGAAAGAACCAAATTTAGCTC ttgctattaaaaaaattcaatcacTCATTCAACGAGACAAAGATATGTCTAAGCATCCAAATTTGACATCTGGACCTTTGATTAATGGGGCAGGAata gaaaaAGTCTTAATTGGCTTAGACCACGCGCCGCCAGCTTTTGACctcagaaataaaatattaggatTAAACGGAGCTAATCTTCATTATATAATGAATGAAACGGGGGCGGTAGTAACCATGCGAGGACGAGGTTCTGGATTCATTGAAGCTAATGGACAAGAATCAGTTGAACCTTTACATCTATGTGTcga ACATGCAAAAAATGAAGTACTGCAAAATGGTAGACAATTAGCATTCAATTTAAttgaaactattcaaaatgaaTATAGTCTTACTTATGCGGCTAATCATGTGGCACCGCCGCCCAATGTTACACACCAACCATCCAATGTGCATATCCAACAACCACAAGTAATCCATCAACAAACTATTCAAACCAATAATGGTCAAATACAACAAATGAATCCAA CTCAATACCAGACTGTTCAAGTTGCTGCACAAACTGGAATGATGACATTACAGGACGGATCACAAGTGGTGCAGACATCTGTTGCTAATGTTCAAATGCCATTATTTACACAACAAGCAG TACCTCAATTAATGGCTGTTCCTCCACCAGTAATGGGAGGtcaccaacaacaacaacagtcaGCACAAAACGCACAGGGGCCAACCCATATAGCTTCTTTGGGTCAGCATCAAGCATCAATTATGCCCCAAATACAAACACAAGTAGTCAATCAGCAACAACAGCACCAACTTCCATTATCTGTTACGCCAGTCAGCTATTCGACAATTCAATCACAGCAACAGCAGCTAATTCAGCAGCAAGCAATACAAACT aaaagttTAGAAAATGTTCAACATACACCTTCTGTTACCCATACTACTCCTACAACACTAGCTAATGGTGTTATTCCACATACGCAGGCATTTATGACTCAAGCTGCACTTCCTAtacaa tatattcaaaCTTCTAATGGCCAAATTATAGCGTACCAACCACAAGTGCAATCTAATGCATTCCAAATGGCTCAATCTCCCAATGTTGGTCAAGTGACCCAATTAAGCCAGCAGTCCAACTCCGGGTTGATCGGTACCACTTATATACTTGGTAACCAAATGGCACAATATCAGCAACCGTCTGGCCAACCTGGTCAAGTCATGATTGTGCAGTACCAACAACCTCCACCGGCCGAAATCCAACAGCCCGCTATGCAAACTATTCATTTACAACAAACACAGTCTGGTCAATTGATCCCAGCAAACATTCCCAATGGCCAATTAATTGTACAGCAGACACCAGGGCAACCTGCTCAAATACAAATGATGATGCCTCAACTAAATCAGTTCCAAAATCTTCAACCACAAATCATACAGAACTTGCCGGGCCTTTTACAATCGCAAGTCAGTCAGGCATCTACGCAACAACTGTTACTCCAACAACAGGGCAAGACATTTACACAACAAACAGCTTCACCTGGTGGCAATCAGTTAATGTCACTGCCAATATCTCATCAGATTCTACAGTCACAAGGCAATggtattgttacaatgactcttccacaacaacagcaacaacaacaatcaCACAAACCACAACATCAGCTGATTCAGACACAAATGTCAGATAAACAACAAGTCATCTACAAACAAGACGACAGCCATCAACCAATCATGATACAACAAGGACAGCAGCAGTCCattcaatattttcaacaaaGCAACCAATTTCAATATCAACCCTTAAAACGGTCTTATGAAATg TGTTTTCAGGTTGTATCGGAAGGTGGAGGAATTACTGGAGCCAAAATAATACGAACTGGACCATCATCAGCTACTGG taATGATGGTAATGACGACAACCAAATACGCCAACTGACAATTAATGGTATGGTAGCTACTTCGAATACTGGGAGACGTACTCCGCAGACTAATTTTCAGCATCAATTAGCAACAGGTGCCTCAAACATTACAG GTGATTCGCGCTCCAAGGAATGTTCTAACATGAATGCTAAag aaGACATAAATAAACAAGTTGACAGAAATAAACAACAGCGATATCAGTTTTATCCAG GCCGTGGATATGAACCAGATCAACGATCTGGTACTCCAGTATCGGAATCTAATCGAACACAGTCTGTAACATTCACAGTATTGCCGGATCCAATGAGAAATCAGACGTTAACTCCAGCTCAAGCTGCTGATTTACAACAACAAcaccagcagcagcaacaacaacaacaacaacagcaacagcagcaacaacaacaacaacaacaacaacaacagcagcaacaacaacaacagcagcagcaacaacaacaacaacctcAGGCCACTATTACATACCAAACACAGCAACAAGTACCATCATATTGGATTCAGCAAGGTAGTTCCCCCCAAGAAGGTACTATCACCGGCACGTCCCCTCCAAAAGAAGGAACACTCCATTATGTAGATTAA